Proteins from a single region of Dasypus novemcinctus isolate mDasNov1 chromosome 16, mDasNov1.1.hap2, whole genome shotgun sequence:
- the SERPINB5 gene encoding serpin B5, whose protein sequence is MDALRLANSAFAVDLFKQLCEKEPAGNVLFSPLCLSTSLSLAQVGAKGDTANEIGQVFHFENVKDVPFGFQTVTSDVNKLTSFYSLKLIKRLYVDKSLNPSMEFISSTKRPYPNEMETVDFKDKLEETKGQINKSIKELTDGRFENILADNSVNDQTKMLVVNAAYFVGKWMKKFPESETKECPFRVNKTDSKPVQMMHTEATFFLGNVDELGCKIIELPFQNKHLSMLILLPKDVEDGSMGLEKVERELTSEKLLQWTNPSTMANAKVKLSIPKFKVEKMIDPKASLENLGLKNIFNESTSDFSGMSETKGVALSNVIHRVCLEITEDGGDSMEVPGSRILQHKDEFNADRPFIYIIRHNKTRNIVFFGKFCGP, encoded by the exons ATGGATGCCCTGCGCCTGGCAAATTCAGCTTTTGCGGTTGACCTGTTCAAACAGCTGTGTGAAAAGGAGCCAGCAGGCAATGTCCTCTTTTCTCCACTCTGCCTCTCCACCTCTCTGTCACTTGCTCAAGTAGGTGCCAAAGGTGACACAGCAAACGAAATTGGACAG GTTTTTCACTTTGAAAATGTCAAAGATGTACCCTTTGGATTTCAAACAGTGACATCAGATGTAAACAAACTTACTTCCTTTTACTCACTGAAACTAATCAAACGGCTCTATGTAGACAAATCTCTGAATCCTTCTATG GAGTTCATCAGCTCTACCAAGAGACCCTACCCAAATGAAATGGAAACTGTTGACTTCAAAGATAAATTAGAAGAAACAAAAGGTCAAATCAACAAATCAATTAAGGAGCTCACAGATG GCCGTTTTGAGAACATCTTAGCCGACAACAGTGTAAATGACCAGACCAAAATGCTTGTGGTTAATGCCGCCTATTTTGTTGGAAAGTGGATGAAGAAATTTCCTGAATCAGAAACGAAAGAATGCCCTTTCAGAGTCAACAAG ACGGACAGCAAGCCCGTGCAGATGATGCACACGGAGGCCACGTTCTTCCTGGGCAACGTTGATGAGCTCGGCTGCAAGATCATCGAGCTTCCTTTCCAGAACAAGCACCTCAGCATGCTCATCCTGCTGCCCAAGGACGTGGAGGACGGGTCAATGGGCTTGGAAAAG GTTGAAAGAGAACTCACCTCAGAGAAGCTGTTGCAATGGACCAATCCCAGCACCATGGCCAATGCCAAAGTCAAGCTCTCCATTCCAAAATTTAAGGTGGAAAAGATGATCGATCCTAAGGCTAGTTTGGAAAACCTAGGgttgaaaaatatctttaatgaaaGCACATCTGATTTCTCTGGAATGTCAGAGACCAAGGGAGTGGCCCTATCAAATGTTATCCACAGAGTGTGCCTAGAAATAACTGAGGATGGTGGGGATTCAATGGAGGTGCCAGGATCACGCATCCTGCAACACAAAGACGAATTCAATGCCGACCGCCCATTTATTTACATCATCAGGCACAACAAAACTCGAAACATCGTTTTCTTTGGCAAGTTCTGTGGCCCTTAA